One genomic region from Terriglobus aquaticus encodes:
- a CDS encoding NupC/NupG family nucleoside CNT transporter: MARFTGLLGLVVLLGVAYALSTDRRAIRWRTVAWGLGLQVLFAFLVIRFPYGQIALHNIAGAVTSLLAHSVDGSSLVFGKLGDPKSPLQVFAFAVLPTIIFVSALFAVLYHLGIMQWVIRGVAWIMQRTMGTSGAESTNVAASIFMGQTEAPLTIRPFLNGATRSELMTIMTSGMAHVSGGIMAAYISFGIRAQDLLSAVIMTAPGTILVAKMLVPETEVPATLGTVHIESEDEHKSENLIGSIARGTIDGGQLAFNVAIMLISFLALVGLLNGILLGIHNLIGVHTIGGHAVAFPSSLNVILGFFCAPIAWLIGIPWHDAPTIGNLIGTRAVLNEFIAYTQLGQLANAGAISTRTLAIATFALCGFANLGSVGMQIGGIGALIPSRRNELARLGMRAMLAGTMANLMSASIVSMLIR, from the coding sequence TTGGCCCGTTTCACCGGTCTGCTTGGTCTGGTTGTTCTGCTTGGGGTTGCGTATGCGCTTTCCACGGACCGGCGCGCGATTCGATGGCGCACCGTGGCCTGGGGACTTGGCCTGCAGGTTTTGTTTGCTTTCCTGGTGATCCGCTTTCCGTATGGTCAGATTGCCCTGCATAACATTGCGGGCGCGGTGACTTCCCTGCTGGCGCACTCGGTGGATGGATCGTCGCTGGTGTTCGGCAAGCTGGGGGACCCCAAGAGCCCGCTGCAGGTGTTTGCGTTTGCGGTGTTGCCGACGATCATCTTCGTTTCGGCACTGTTCGCGGTGCTGTACCACCTGGGCATCATGCAGTGGGTGATCCGTGGCGTGGCCTGGATCATGCAGCGCACGATGGGGACCAGCGGGGCGGAGTCGACGAATGTCGCGGCGTCGATCTTTATGGGCCAGACCGAGGCTCCGCTGACGATCCGGCCGTTTCTGAATGGCGCGACGCGGTCAGAGTTGATGACCATCATGACGAGCGGCATGGCGCACGTGTCCGGCGGCATCATGGCGGCGTATATCTCGTTCGGCATTCGCGCGCAGGACCTGCTGAGCGCGGTGATCATGACCGCACCGGGAACGATCCTGGTGGCGAAGATGCTGGTGCCGGAGACCGAAGTTCCGGCGACATTGGGCACGGTTCACATTGAGAGCGAGGACGAGCACAAGAGTGAGAACCTGATCGGCTCGATCGCGCGAGGGACGATCGATGGCGGTCAGCTCGCGTTCAATGTGGCGATCATGCTGATCAGCTTCCTTGCACTGGTGGGTCTGTTGAACGGCATCCTCCTGGGCATTCACAACCTGATCGGGGTTCACACGATCGGTGGGCATGCGGTGGCGTTTCCGTCGTCGCTGAACGTGATCCTTGGGTTTTTCTGCGCGCCGATTGCGTGGCTGATCGGGATTCCGTGGCACGACGCCCCGACGATCGGCAACCTGATTGGAACGCGTGCGGTGCTGAACGAGTTCATCGCTTACACGCAGCTTGGGCAGCTTGCGAATGCGGGTGCGATCAGTACGCGGACGCTGGCGATCGCCACGTTTGCGCTGTGCGGCTTTGCGAATCTGGGGTCGGTTGGCATGCAGATTGGCGGCATCGGTGCACTGATTCCAAGCCGGCGCAACGAACTGGCGCGGCTGGGCATGCGGGCGATGCTGGCGGGCACCATGGCGA
- a CDS encoding UDP-2,3-diacylglucosamine diphosphatase — MAPDRMARNHQASASPVAPCEELPAETTTAPPAALPISTCDTLILSDLHLGAEVSRAADAMHLIESVDFRQLILLGDIFHDLNFGRLTGAHWKFLSAIRKLSNPKRRRKVIWVEGNHDVGLSQLMSHLVGVPVYQRYVWEYGGKRHLAIHGHQFDRFVNRNVLLSRFFEWFYNNAQKFDSKQKSMSRWLDRLSTRWLRLSDKVAEGALQYAQEGRADRIFCGHTHESRTETRNGVEYFNTGAWMDQNATFIAVDLRGVHLHVYPNRVPGRVADRHPGKERVTLPARSADLVDPAGLPAHPFYESLRC, encoded by the coding sequence ATGGCACCGGACCGGATGGCGAGGAACCACCAGGCGAGCGCGTCCCCCGTCGCGCCTTGCGAGGAACTTCCAGCAGAGACAACCACGGCGCCCCCGGCGGCTCTCCCGATCTCCACCTGCGACACCCTCATCCTCTCGGACCTCCATCTCGGTGCCGAGGTCAGTCGAGCGGCAGACGCGATGCACCTGATCGAGTCCGTCGACTTCCGTCAGCTCATCCTGCTTGGCGACATCTTCCACGACCTCAACTTCGGCCGCCTCACCGGCGCGCACTGGAAGTTCCTCTCGGCCATCCGCAAGCTCAGCAACCCCAAACGCCGTCGCAAGGTCATCTGGGTCGAAGGCAATCACGACGTCGGCCTTTCCCAGCTCATGTCGCACCTGGTCGGCGTGCCCGTGTACCAGCGCTACGTGTGGGAGTACGGCGGCAAGCGTCATCTGGCGATCCACGGTCACCAGTTCGATCGCTTCGTGAACCGCAACGTCCTCCTCAGCCGCTTCTTCGAGTGGTTCTACAACAACGCCCAAAAGTTCGACAGCAAGCAGAAGAGCATGTCGCGCTGGCTTGACCGGCTCAGCACGCGTTGGCTGCGGCTCAGCGACAAGGTCGCCGAAGGCGCCCTGCAGTACGCGCAGGAAGGCCGCGCCGATCGCATCTTCTGCGGCCACACGCACGAGTCGCGCACCGAAACCCGCAACGGCGTCGAGTACTTCAACACCGGCGCCTGGATGGACCAGAACGCCACCTTCATCGCAGTCGACCTCAGAGGAGTCCACCTCCATGTCTACCCAAATCGAGTGCCCGGCAGAGTTGCAGATCGTCATCCCGGCAAAGAACGAGTCACGCTTCCTGCCAGATCTGCTGACCTCGTTGACCCGGCAGGATTACCCGCTCATCCGTTCTACGAAAGTCTTCGTTGCTGA
- a CDS encoding glycosyltransferase: MQIVIPAKNESRFLPDLLTSLTRQDYPLIRSTKVFVADAASTDDTVALALSFRPTLDIHILPGGMPSVGRNRGARAGNAQFTLFLDADVELQDPTLIRRALEAAQRRKFHCVTVDIQCKDGRPSDRWLYRGNNRMQRLSQWFLPFGTGMFLLFQSARFHELGGFSEDALFAEDYLLTKQVSPLRFAVLNGEVWTSNRRFQRTGRLRMVTLFFWTLLNSNNRRHFQRDHGYWRPAAAKAANS; encoded by the coding sequence TTGCAGATCGTCATCCCGGCAAAGAACGAGTCACGCTTCCTGCCAGATCTGCTGACCTCGTTGACCCGGCAGGATTACCCGCTCATCCGTTCTACGAAAGTCTTCGTTGCTGACGCCGCATCCACCGACGATACCGTCGCCCTGGCACTCAGCTTTCGTCCCACCCTCGACATCCACATCCTGCCCGGCGGCATGCCTTCCGTTGGTCGCAATCGCGGCGCCCGCGCCGGCAACGCGCAGTTCACGCTCTTCCTCGACGCCGACGTAGAGCTGCAGGACCCGACCCTCATCCGCCGTGCTCTGGAAGCGGCTCAGCGCCGCAAATTCCACTGCGTCACCGTCGACATCCAGTGCAAGGACGGCCGCCCTTCCGACCGCTGGCTCTACCGCGGCAACAATCGCATGCAGCGCCTCTCGCAGTGGTTCCTCCCTTTCGGCACCGGCATGTTTCTCCTCTTCCAGAGCGCGCGCTTCCACGAACTCGGCGGCTTCAGCGAAGACGCCCTTTTCGCCGAGGACTACCTGCTCACCAAGCAGGTTTCGCCGCTCCGCTTCGCCGTGCTCAACGGCGAAGTCTGGACCAGCAACCGGCGGTTCCAGCGCACCGGCCGCCTTCGCATGGTCACTCTCTTCTTCTGGACATTGCTGAACAGCAATAACCGCCGCCACTTCCAGCGCGACCACGGCTACTGGCGTCCCGCTGCAGCCAAGGCGGCGAACAGTTAG
- a CDS encoding formate/nitrite transporter family protein, with translation MPTEEATQAADAAAAGQSSQQNLERPSAEQIYRQVLSNAEDELKRTAPSLFISGFAGGTFMGLSALGTAIALALLGNGPVASFCAKLFYPLGFIAVILGRAQLFTENTLYPVALVLARKKHVWSTLRLWSLVLPGNVLGAAAFAGLASYTPALNPKILEALVHLGVEASQHPVATIFWSGVMGGWMIASVAWLVSGSHSITGSVMIIFSLAFVVGLGGFAHCIAGSGEVIAAVLTHHLPWWAYPRWLGLAVAGNVCGGVLMVTVLEYGQVIGDSDLRKIEDQRPGERRERLNSSFTGLPPI, from the coding sequence ATGCCAACCGAAGAAGCCACCCAGGCCGCTGACGCAGCGGCCGCCGGACAGTCAAGCCAGCAGAACCTGGAGCGACCCAGCGCCGAGCAGATCTATCGGCAGGTGCTGAGCAATGCCGAAGATGAACTGAAGCGGACGGCGCCGTCGCTGTTTATCTCGGGATTTGCTGGCGGAACATTTATGGGCTTGTCGGCGCTGGGAACGGCGATCGCACTGGCGCTGCTGGGCAACGGTCCGGTGGCGTCGTTCTGTGCGAAGCTGTTCTATCCGCTTGGCTTTATCGCGGTGATCCTGGGGCGCGCGCAGCTCTTCACCGAGAACACGCTGTACCCGGTGGCGCTGGTGCTGGCGCGCAAGAAGCATGTGTGGAGCACCCTGCGGCTGTGGTCGCTGGTGTTGCCCGGAAACGTGCTGGGCGCGGCAGCGTTTGCAGGCCTGGCCAGTTACACGCCGGCGCTCAATCCGAAGATCCTGGAAGCGCTGGTGCACCTGGGCGTGGAAGCATCGCAGCATCCTGTTGCGACCATCTTCTGGAGCGGCGTGATGGGCGGATGGATGATTGCGAGCGTGGCGTGGCTGGTGAGTGGCTCGCACTCAATTACCGGGTCGGTGATGATCATCTTCAGCCTGGCGTTTGTGGTGGGGCTGGGCGGGTTTGCGCACTGCATCGCGGGCAGTGGCGAGGTGATCGCCGCCGTGCTGACGCACCACCTGCCGTGGTGGGCCTATCCGCGCTGGCTTGGTTTGGCGGTGGCTGGCAATGTGTGTGGCGGCGTGCTGATGGTGACCGTGCTGGAGTACGGCCAGGTGATCGGCGATAGCGACCTGAGAAAGATCGAGGACCAGCGGCCGGGCGAGCGGCGGGAGAGGCTGAACAGCAGCTTTACGGGGCTGCCGCCGATCTAA
- a CDS encoding thymidine phosphorylase, which translates to MSSPIHPIDMILRKRDGKELSREEIQSFVVGVVDGSITDARIASLLMAVFQRGLSRRELADLTSAMRYSGETFDSAFLGKFTVDKHSTGGVGDKTSLLIAPIVAAAGLADPMISGRSLGHTGGTLDKMETIPGYNTQLSLAEFGRVLQACGASMIGQTKNLVPADRILYALRDHTGTVESPNLICASIMSKKLASGLNGLVLDVKTGSGAFMRRDEDARHLAELMVATGEASGTKTVALLTRMDEPLGRFAGNWVEVWECVDILQNRAHALSADLVDLSTTLAGWMLFLGAEASSAEEGKQRATELLRDGSAYAKWLEMVRLHGGDVSVFDDPAAQHKPAATRVLKADRSGTLVSMDCTEVGWAVQRLGAGREVPGGPVAAHAGIEMHVKLGDRIAEGQPLVTMFSEDAALLDEPERMLRETLRIADQDYVRKPLVREVLTGRDVASGKQS; encoded by the coding sequence ATGAGTTCACCGATTCATCCGATCGACATGATCCTGCGGAAGCGCGATGGCAAGGAGCTTTCTCGCGAAGAGATCCAGAGCTTTGTGGTCGGTGTGGTGGACGGGAGCATCACCGATGCGCGGATTGCTTCGCTGCTGATGGCGGTGTTTCAGCGTGGACTGTCGCGGCGGGAGTTGGCGGATTTGACGTCGGCGATGCGGTACTCGGGAGAGACGTTCGACTCGGCGTTTCTGGGCAAGTTCACGGTGGACAAGCACTCGACGGGTGGCGTGGGTGATAAGACGTCGCTGCTGATTGCGCCTATTGTGGCGGCGGCGGGGCTGGCGGATCCGATGATCAGCGGGCGGTCGTTGGGGCATACCGGCGGAACGCTGGACAAGATGGAGACGATCCCGGGCTACAACACGCAGTTGTCGCTCGCGGAGTTTGGCCGCGTGCTGCAAGCGTGCGGTGCGAGCATGATCGGGCAGACGAAGAACCTGGTGCCGGCGGACCGCATTCTGTATGCGTTGCGCGATCACACCGGGACGGTGGAGTCGCCGAACCTGATCTGCGCGAGCATCATGAGCAAGAAGCTGGCGAGCGGGCTGAATGGGCTGGTGCTGGATGTGAAGACCGGCAGTGGAGCGTTCATGCGGCGCGATGAAGACGCGCGGCACCTGGCAGAGCTGATGGTCGCGACGGGTGAGGCGAGCGGGACAAAGACGGTTGCGCTGCTGACGCGCATGGACGAGCCGCTGGGTCGATTTGCGGGCAACTGGGTTGAGGTTTGGGAGTGCGTCGACATTCTGCAGAACCGCGCTCATGCGCTGAGTGCCGACCTGGTGGATCTGTCGACGACGTTGGCCGGGTGGATGCTGTTTTTGGGCGCGGAAGCTTCGAGTGCGGAGGAAGGAAAGCAGCGGGCAACAGAGTTACTGCGTGACGGCAGCGCGTATGCCAAGTGGCTGGAGATGGTGCGGCTGCACGGGGGCGATGTGAGCGTGTTTGACGATCCCGCGGCGCAGCACAAGCCTGCGGCGACGCGCGTGCTGAAGGCGGACCGGAGCGGAACGCTGGTGAGCATGGATTGCACCGAGGTGGGCTGGGCGGTGCAGCGGCTGGGTGCGGGGCGCGAGGTGCCGGGCGGGCCGGTTGCGGCGCACGCCGGGATCGAGATGCACGTGAAGCTCGGGGATCGCATCGCGGAGGGACAGCCGCTGGTCACGATGTTCAGCGAGGATGCGGCGCTGCTGGACGAGCCGGAGCGGATGCTGCGCGAGACGCTGCGGATTGCGGATCAGGACTACGTCCGGAAACCGCTGGTCCGCGAGGTGCTGACGGGGCGCGACGTGGCAAGCGGAAAGCAAAGTTAG
- the cdd gene encoding cytidine deaminase, giving the protein MPQTLQSGTLSDSQAEALRQAAAEAARNAYAPYSRFYVGAAVLLSSGETVTGCNVENVSYRLTTCAEQTAIARAVAEHGPGIEVVAVAVANADAGVACQPCGACRQTIAEFAEGSCRIIYPGDNGKPDECTLADLLPAEFAIKTIA; this is encoded by the coding sequence ATGCCGCAAACACTGCAGTCCGGAACGCTTTCTGACTCACAGGCAGAGGCGTTGCGCCAGGCCGCGGCGGAGGCAGCGCGCAACGCGTATGCGCCGTATAGCCGGTTCTATGTGGGTGCGGCGGTTCTGCTCTCGTCAGGCGAGACGGTCACCGGTTGCAACGTGGAGAACGTGAGCTATCGCCTGACGACCTGCGCGGAGCAGACGGCAATTGCGCGTGCCGTTGCGGAGCATGGGCCGGGGATAGAAGTGGTGGCGGTTGCCGTGGCGAATGCGGATGCGGGCGTGGCATGCCAGCCCTGCGGTGCGTGCCGGCAGACGATTGCTGAGTTTGCTGAGGGTAGCTGCCGGATTATCTATCCGGGTGATAACGGCAAGCCGGATGAATGCACTTTGGCGGACTTGCTCCCCGCCGAGTTCGCAATCAAGACAATCGCATGA